One Polaribacter sp. KT25b DNA segment encodes these proteins:
- a CDS encoding Na(+)-translocating NADH-quinone reductase subunit A: MSKDIRIKKGLDIKLVGIAEKNTANTSVSAVYAIKPVDFHGITPKLIAKEGAVVKAGETLFYSKSDERILFPSPVSGKVVEIIRGARRKVLAMKIAADTTQEYKQFETKDAAKMSAEEVKNYLFTSGCWPFIKQRPYDVIANPNQAPKAIFVSAYASAPLAADLDYTLADKQAELQAAITAVSKLTDGKVHVSVGANSNSSFAKLNGIELHKVSGPHPSGNVSTQIAKIDPINKGEVVWVVSPQDLVIIGELLLTGKFNATRTVALTGSKFNKPQYVTAIAGANIADIVANNIDNNNTRIISGNVLSGTQVKEDGFLGYYDNQITAIPEGDDYEFFGWTKPVFNKVSTSRALTFSWLSPSKRYNLNTNTNGEHRAFVVTGSYEEVFPLDIYPMQLLKSFMYKDLDEMEALGGYEIAPEDFALTEFICVSKQPHQKIIREGLDLMREELG; this comes from the coding sequence ATGTCAAAAGACATTCGTATTAAAAAAGGCTTAGATATTAAGCTTGTTGGTATTGCAGAGAAAAACACCGCAAACACTTCTGTAAGCGCTGTTTACGCAATTAAACCAGTAGATTTTCATGGAATTACACCTAAACTTATTGCCAAAGAAGGAGCAGTTGTAAAAGCTGGTGAAACACTTTTTTATTCAAAAAGTGATGAACGTATTTTATTTCCTAGTCCGGTTTCTGGTAAAGTTGTAGAGATAATTCGTGGAGCAAGAAGAAAAGTATTAGCGATGAAAATTGCTGCTGATACAACTCAAGAATATAAACAATTTGAAACTAAAGATGCGGCAAAAATGTCTGCAGAAGAAGTTAAGAATTATTTATTTACTTCAGGTTGTTGGCCATTTATAAAGCAACGTCCTTATGATGTTATTGCAAATCCAAATCAAGCTCCAAAGGCTATTTTTGTATCTGCATATGCAAGTGCGCCTTTAGCAGCAGATTTAGATTATACTTTAGCAGATAAACAAGCAGAATTACAAGCAGCAATTACCGCAGTTTCTAAACTTACCGATGGTAAAGTTCATGTTTCTGTTGGTGCTAATTCTAACTCTTCATTTGCAAAATTAAATGGTATAGAACTTCATAAAGTTTCTGGCCCACATCCTTCAGGAAATGTTAGTACTCAAATAGCAAAAATTGATCCTATTAATAAAGGTGAAGTTGTTTGGGTTGTATCTCCGCAAGATTTAGTAATTATTGGTGAATTACTTTTAACAGGTAAATTTAATGCGACAAGAACAGTAGCATTAACAGGATCTAAATTTAATAAGCCACAATATGTAACTGCAATTGCAGGAGCAAATATTGCAGATATAGTTGCAAATAACATAGATAACAACAACACAAGAATTATAAGTGGTAATGTTTTATCAGGAACTCAAGTAAAAGAAGATGGCTTCTTAGGGTATTATGATAACCAAATCACTGCAATTCCAGAAGGAGACGATTATGAATTTTTTGGTTGGACAAAACCAGTATTTAATAAGGTTTCTACTTCTAGAGCGTTAACTTTTTCCTGGTTATCACCAAGCAAGAGATATAATTTAAATACGAACACAAATGGAGAACATAGAGCATTTGTTGTAACAGGTTCTTACGAAGAGGTTTTTCCTTTAGATATTTATCCAATGCAACTTCTAAAATCATTTATGTATAAAGATCTAGATGAAATGGAAGCTTTAGGTGGTTATGAAATAGCTCCAGAAGATTTTGCACTAACAGAATTTATTTGTGTGTCTAAACAACCTCATCAGAAAATAATTAGAGAAGGTTTAGATTTAATGAGAGAAGAATTAGGATAA
- a CDS encoding response regulator transcription factor: protein MNHNISILAADDHPILLKGLRDELLNLGYNVLEGATNGAQALEIIISKKPKIAILDINMSFLTGFEVIKKCKSESLKTKFIILTYYKEKGFVLKAKNMNISGYLLKDEPISEVHTCIQEVLNGKFYASKTFDDVFNNEISPEIEKIKYLSPSERTIIRLIAGENTSKEIAEILSISIRTVDKHRSNIITKLDIASTSDSLSLWVKSNKDLLENF from the coding sequence ATGAATCATAATATAAGTATTTTGGCTGCTGATGATCATCCTATTCTTTTAAAAGGATTAAGGGATGAATTATTAAACTTAGGTTATAATGTTTTAGAGGGTGCAACAAATGGTGCCCAAGCTTTAGAAATTATTATTTCTAAAAAACCTAAAATTGCAATATTAGATATAAATATGTCTTTTTTAACTGGTTTCGAAGTGATAAAAAAATGTAAATCAGAATCATTAAAAACCAAGTTTATTATCTTAACGTACTATAAAGAAAAAGGGTTTGTGTTAAAAGCAAAAAACATGAATATATCTGGATATTTGCTAAAAGATGAGCCAATTTCTGAAGTTCATACATGTATTCAAGAGGTTTTAAATGGTAAATTTTATGCAAGTAAAACTTTTGATGATGTTTTTAACAACGAAATATCTCCAGAAATAGAAAAAATAAAATATTTATCTCCATCAGAAAGAACAATTATTCGATTAATTGCAGGGGAAAATACTTCAAAAGAAATTGCAGAAATTTTATCAATTTCTATAAGAACTGTAGATAAACATAGATCTAATATTATAACAAAGTTAGACATAGCCTCTACATCAGACTCACTTTCTTTGTGGGTAAAAAGCAACAAAGATTTATTAGAAAATTTTTAA